In a genomic window of Hyphomonas sp.:
- a CDS encoding DNA-3-methyladenine glycosylase I, which translates to MTPFDRIIDLAAHHHGDRATVLDLSRNTHLVDRLETVPDDRLLATMTRCVFNAGFNWKVIDAKWDGFEAAFEGFDPARLSFFAEDLMDRLVSDTRIVRNGQKIRATLENAKFVADTAREHGSFGAFLASWPADDQTGLLALLRRKGSRLGGATGQYFLRFAGWDAWITSRDVCAALVRERVLDSAEASTARALKSVQHAFNHWHTESGLPYSQISRVLALSVG; encoded by the coding sequence ATGACCCCATTTGACCGCATCATCGATCTGGCGGCGCACCATCATGGCGACCGCGCGACGGTGCTGGACCTGTCCCGCAACACACATCTCGTGGACAGGCTCGAAACCGTGCCCGATGACCGGCTGCTCGCGACCATGACCCGCTGCGTGTTCAATGCGGGCTTCAACTGGAAAGTCATCGACGCAAAATGGGATGGTTTCGAAGCGGCCTTTGAAGGGTTCGATCCAGCTCGGCTCTCCTTTTTTGCAGAAGACCTGATGGACCGTCTGGTTTCCGATACACGGATCGTGCGCAATGGCCAGAAAATCCGGGCCACGCTGGAGAATGCCAAATTCGTGGCCGACACCGCCAGGGAACATGGCAGTTTCGGCGCGTTTCTCGCGTCCTGGCCCGCCGACGACCAGACCGGCCTGCTTGCTCTGCTGCGTCGCAAGGGATCACGCCTCGGCGGCGCAACCGGACAGTACTTTCTTCGGTTTGCGGGCTGGGACGCCTGGATCACATCCCGTGACGTCTGTGCGGCGCTTGTGCGCGAACGTGTGCTGGACTCAGCGGAGGCATCAACAGCAAGAGCGTTGAAGTCGGTCCAGCACGCCTTCAATCACTGGCACACGGAAAGCGGATTGCCATATTCGCAGATCAGCCGGGTGCTCGCGCTCAGCGTCGGCTAG